The DNA window GTCAATCTTGCAGTTACACCAACAACATAGATATTTGTGACAAGGGCAACAGTTAAAGCCAATGGCAGCAGATCAATTTCATTTCTTATGATGGATATACCAATGACATAGACTAAAGAAAGCCCAACAGTTAATAAAAAGTAAAATAACAGTTTTGCTTTTATCGCCATATCAACTGAAATGGGCTGATAATTTAGGAATTCATTTGTCTCAAAATTATTGAGCCATGAATACGTCATGACACCAAAGAATCCTACCATGCTTCCATAAAATATCGCATTGTAATCAATTTCTACTCCAAGGCTTATCTCAAACAGAGAGACTATAAAATAAATACCAAGCAATGGCCCGATAAATCCCATTATAACTGGCCCAAATCCCCCGCTTCTCTTAAGTTCCAAAAATTCTTTAGCCAGTAGGGTTTTCATGCTTCCTGTAAAGGCGAATCTACTTTCGGCTGATGATATTTCCTCTTGATACTTGTTTGTTTTCTCTTCAAACCTCTCTTTCATTGAAAGGATGGCAAGTATTGAAAATAGAAATGCAAGAATCACCGGGATAAAGAAAGAAGAAACACCGCCATTTTCCAAGTATCCAATAGGGAAGATTATCCGCTCAATAAGGAAATCGTCCAAAATAAACCTAAGAGAAAGAACTCCGAGGATTCCCAAAATAAAAACTACAAGTAACTTACTAGATATAATTGAAATCGAAGAGGAGAGAAAGCTCAAAGACATTCCTAGCATGAAAGTAATAGTTAAGATGATAAAAATAAGAACTACAAATGAAAGACTAAAGCCAGATATGGGTATAGAAACTAATGCCCCTAATGTAAAAGGTATGATTGAATAGAATAGGTAAAATACGGCATCTTTTAAGAAAAAATAAGACATTACCTTCCTTAAAGAAATTGGAAAAAGTTTTGGTAATTGAAGGATAAGATTGATCTCCCCAAATCGTCGTGTCATTACCTCTTCCCCAATCTTTCCTAAAAATCCCACAACAAAACCATAAAAAAATGCGCCTAGATTTAGAAACAAGATAGCTTTGTATAGCCCCATTGAGTTTATTATAACTGGGGAAGAAAGAGAGAGAATAAAAGAAAGTACAAATATTATTACTGGAAAAAATATTGATCCAACTGCCCCAACAAAGGACTTGTGGAGCCTTAACTCTTCCTTTATCATCAAAACAAATAGATCTAAGTCTAGAAAGGACATTTTTACTCCTCTATAAGTCTCATGAATGTATCCTCTAGATGCTCGCCTTTCTTTAATCTAATTTTCTCTAGACTTCCCTGCGCAATTATCTTCCCTTTATTGATTACGGCAACTTCTGTGCATAGTTTTTCTGCAATCTCTAAAATATGAGTACACATGAATATTGTGCAGCCTTCCTTGACTAGATTAAAGAGGTAATCTCTAATCTTTCTCTGAAATATTGGGTCAAGATTTATGAAAGGCTCGTCAAGAAATAATAACTTTGGCTCGTGGATAAATGCAGCAGAAAGCATCAGTTTCTGCCTCTGGCCTTTAGAAAGATCCTTACACAATATTTCCTTCTTTTCCTCTATCTCAAAGAATCCAATCCACTTGGAAACTTTTTCATTGATATTATCAACGTTTCTTAATCTGCAGACAAACTTTAGGAACTCTTCAGCAGTTAGAAAAGAAGGTGGGCTTTCAGCTTCTGGTACAATCCCGGAGATTCTTTTGATCCCAATTGAGTCTGCTGTTGGAACGCCCATTACCTCTGCATCCCCAGAATCTTGATCAATCTGCCCTGTTAAGATCCGGAGAAGTGTAGTTTTGCCTGCTCCATTTGGGCCCAAAAGACCAAAGAACTCTCCTTTTTTGACTTTTAGATTTATTCCATCAAGTGCTTTGTAATCCCCAAAGTTCTTTGAGATATTACGAGAAATGATTGCAGACATAATGATTTATAGAAATGCTTCATATTTAAGATTACCCAACTATTTTGTGAAAAATACAAATATTCATAATAGTCTGTATAAAAAGTATTAGAAAATAATTTATAGAAAAGAGTTATTGTATCTAATGATATTATGGCAAAAAGTGTTTTAGTCACATATGGTAGTAGGTACGGATGCACAGAGGAAGTATCTAAAGAAATTGGAAAAGTATTAGAAAAAGAAGGATTAAAGGTAAGTTTAATTAATCTTGAAATAGATAAGAATCCCCCGATATAGAAAAATATGATGCTTTTTTAGTCGGCTCGGGAATAAAGATTGGCAAATGGACAAAAGAAACGGATAATTTTCTCAAGAAGAATAAAGAACTATTAAAAAATAAAATATTGGGGCTTTATACATGTTCAGGACTTGCTATTGAAGATGCAGATAAAGCAAAGAAACATATATGGAAGAAAAAATGGAAAAACTAGGTATTGATGCACAATTATTCGATGTTTTCCCAGGAAGATCTATACTAACAGACTTTGACCTTTCCAATCCCAAGATTGGATTTATAGAAAGAAAAATTATAGAACAGGCAGCTAAGGCTCAAGCGAAGGACAATAAACCAATAAAAATTGATGATAGATGGAAGGATGACCCCGGAGGTTTGAAAGAGATTAGATCTTTTGCTTCAAGTTTTGCAGAACTTGTAAACTCTAAATAGTCATTGGTTAGATATTAGCAAACTGTGTAATTTAGGTAGTCCATCTGTACTTGTATCTTTTCTCTAATTTCTTTTCCCATAATCTTTTCACAGAGAAAAAGCCCCAAATCAATAGCAGAGGATACTCCCCGGGCAGTTATAATATTCCCATCCTCAACTATCCTGCAATCTGAAACGTTATTTGTATATTTCTTCAAATCTTCCATAACGACTCTGTGAGTTGTTGCTTTCTTATCGTTTAGTTTTCCCATTACACCTAGTAGTAGAGATGCGTAACATACAGTGCATATCACAGTAGTATCTGGTATTTTTCCTAACCAGTCCAAAAATTCTTTATTTTCCATTAATTCAAAGACTCCTTTACCGCCAGGGATTATGACATAATCGTAACTGGACAAATCATTTCTGACTTTTGTTGGAACAATCTCTAGCCCCTCTACAGATATTACCCTATCAGTAAATGAGCAGACATCGTACTCAATTTGATTTGAGAATCCCATAGTTTTAATTCTAGTCAATGGATCGTATGCTCCAACAAAATCGAGAGTGGTTAGATTGTTATAAATTATAAAAGCTATTCTCATGGAACTCATAATATCAAATAAGAATAATCCTTAAATAATTTATTACTTGCAATAAGAAATTAGTAATGTTTATAAAAAGATTATCATCTGAAAAATTAAATAAATAAAACAATCTTTGAAATAAATAAAGGCGAAATCGATGAAATCAAACTTTATAAAAGGGTTTTCGGCCACCATACCTGTTGCTTTATCTGTATGTGCATATGGTCTTGTTCTTGGGGTTCTTGCATACTCTAAAGGAGTTACTTTTATTGAATTACTGTTAAT is part of the Methanofastidiosum sp. genome and encodes:
- a CDS encoding DJ-1/PfpI family protein, translated to MRIAFIIYNNLTTLDFVGAYDPLTRIKTMGFSNQIEYDVCSFTDRVISVEGLEIVPTKVRNDLSSYDYVIIPGGKGVFELMENKEFLDWLGKIPDTTVICTVCYASLLLGVMGKLNDKKATTHRVVMEDLKKYTNNVSDCRIVEDGNIITARGVSSAIDLGLFLCEKIMGKEIREKIQVQMDYLNYTVC
- a CDS encoding flavodoxin domain-containing protein, with the protein product MAKSVLVTYGSRYGCTEEVSKEIGKVLEKEGLKVSLINLEIDKNPPI
- a CDS encoding ABC transporter ATP-binding protein translates to MSAIISRNISKNFGDYKALDGINLKVKKGEFFGLLGPNGAGKTTLLRILTGQIDQDSGDAEVMGVPTADSIGIKRISGIVPEAESPPSFLTAEEFLKFVCRLRNVDNINEKVSKWIGFFEIEEKKEILCKDLSKGQRQKLMLSAAFIHEPKLLFLDEPFINLDPIFQRKIRDYLFNLVKEGCTIFMCTHILEIAEKLCTEVAVINKGKIIAQGSLEKIRLKKGEHLEDTFMRLIEE